The following proteins are encoded in a genomic region of Streptosporangiales bacterium:
- the nadE gene encoding ammonia-dependent NAD(+) synthetase — MLDRQRDIARELRVTETFDADAEIERRVGFLARRLTDGNLRCLVLGISGGVDSTTTGRLCQLAAERVRADGGEARFHAVRLPYGTQHDEADARVALDFIRADEVLTVDVRAASDAALAALVEAGLDFRDEHHRDFVHGNIKARQRMIAQFAIAGAYSGLVVGTDHAAEAVTGFFTKFGDGAADVTPLTGLTKRRVRAVAAALGVPGRLVDKVPTADLESLDPGKADEDVLGVSYDTVDDFLEGRPVSPSAFAAVDARYRATEHKRQLPLAP, encoded by the coding sequence ATGCTGGACAGGCAGCGCGACATCGCCCGCGAGCTGCGGGTGACCGAGACGTTCGACGCGGACGCCGAGATCGAGCGCCGGGTCGGGTTCCTGGCCCGCCGGCTCACCGACGGGAACCTGCGCTGCCTCGTCCTCGGCATCAGTGGCGGTGTCGACTCCACGACGACGGGCCGGCTGTGCCAGCTCGCCGCGGAACGGGTGCGTGCGGACGGCGGCGAGGCGAGGTTCCACGCCGTACGGCTGCCGTACGGCACCCAGCACGACGAGGCCGACGCGCGGGTCGCCCTGGATTTCATCCGTGCCGACGAGGTGCTCACGGTGGACGTGCGGGCGGCGTCCGACGCCGCGCTCGCGGCGCTCGTGGAGGCCGGCCTCGACTTCCGCGACGAGCACCACAGGGACTTCGTGCACGGCAACATCAAGGCGCGCCAACGCATGATCGCCCAGTTCGCGATCGCGGGCGCGTACAGCGGTCTCGTGGTCGGCACCGACCACGCGGCCGAGGCGGTGACCGGCTTCTTCACCAAGTTCGGCGACGGTGCCGCCGACGTCACGCCCCTCACCGGCCTGACCAAGCGCAGGGTCCGAGCCGTCGCCGCCGCGCTCGGCGTGCCGGGGCGGCTGGTCGACAAGGTGCCGACCGCCGACCTCGAGTCACTCGACCCGGGCAAGGCCGACGAGGACGTCCTGGGCGTCAGCTACGACACCGTCGACGACTTCCTCGAGGGCAGGCCGGTGTCGCCGTCGGCCTTCGCGGCCGTCGACGCCCGCTACCGTGCCACCGAGCAC